One Phyllobacterium sp. T1293 DNA window includes the following coding sequences:
- a CDS encoding ABC transporter permease, producing the protein MLKFALTRVGTAIPTLFIVAVSVFFLIRLIPGDPAALMLGDLADPASLADLRARLGLDQSIPTQFAIWIGNILHGDFGRSITNQQEVLPLILARLRISAEIVLIAVFLASIVAVPAGMIAAWRQNSITDVALVGGATLLLSIPAFWMGLLLLLFFGLKLGWLPVLGYVSMSQNLPQGLLYIILPVVTLFLHEIGVILRMARASTLEVMQLEYITHARAKGLSESAVLWRHAFKNAFGPTWTLIGIVLGNLLGGIAVVETVFTIPGLGRLLVDAIFARDYPVIQGCLLLIATVYVLVNLVVDLLYPIFDPRVTAE; encoded by the coding sequence ATGTTGAAGTTCGCGCTCACCCGAGTTGGTACGGCTATCCCGACATTGTTTATTGTGGCGGTGTCCGTTTTCTTTCTCATTCGGCTTATTCCCGGCGACCCAGCTGCATTGATGCTGGGTGATCTTGCCGACCCGGCCAGTCTTGCGGATTTGCGAGCGCGGTTGGGACTTGACCAGAGTATTCCGACCCAGTTTGCAATCTGGATCGGCAATATATTGCATGGGGATTTTGGCCGGTCGATCACCAACCAGCAGGAGGTCTTGCCTCTCATACTGGCGCGATTGCGTATCAGCGCGGAGATCGTTCTGATTGCGGTATTTCTGGCAAGCATTGTTGCTGTTCCGGCAGGTATGATCGCCGCATGGCGACAGAACAGCATCACAGATGTGGCTTTGGTGGGCGGTGCGACCCTTCTGCTTTCCATCCCCGCATTCTGGATGGGTTTGCTTCTGCTGTTATTCTTCGGATTGAAACTGGGCTGGCTCCCCGTGCTCGGCTATGTCTCCATGTCCCAGAATCTTCCACAAGGATTGCTCTATATCATCCTACCCGTGGTGACACTCTTCCTGCATGAGATCGGCGTCATCCTGCGCATGGCACGCGCTTCGACACTTGAGGTCATGCAGCTTGAATATATTACCCATGCCCGAGCCAAGGGCCTTTCGGAATCCGCTGTCCTCTGGCGTCACGCCTTCAAGAACGCTTTTGGCCCGACATGGACCCTTATCGGCATTGTTCTGGGAAACCTGCTTGGCGGCATTGCCGTGGTTGAAACGGTATTCACGATCCCCGGTCTCGGGCGGTTGCTTGTCGATGCAATTTTTGCCCGGGACTATCCGGTGATCCAAGGCTGTCTCCTGCTCATCGCAACTGTTTACGTGCTGGTAAACCTCGTTGTCGATCTGCTCTATCCCATATTCGATCCGAGGGTGACTGCAGAATGA
- a CDS encoding SRPBCC family protein produces the protein MTEPLRNEIEIAAPQATVFAFLTDPDKILRWMGTKATVEPHPGGIYLLSMRDAMTARGQFTEVIPVHRLAYSFGWEGSQDVPPGSSLVEIDLIEKDGGTLVRFTHSGLPNETERANHEKGWNHYLGRLTVAAAGGDPGPDKSAGA, from the coding sequence ATGACCGAGCCGCTTCGCAATGAAATCGAAATTGCAGCCCCACAGGCAACAGTCTTTGCCTTCCTCACCGATCCCGACAAAATTCTGCGCTGGATGGGCACGAAAGCAACCGTTGAGCCACACCCTGGGGGCATCTATCTGCTCAGCATGCGTGACGCCATGACAGCGCGCGGTCAGTTCACCGAGGTAATCCCGGTTCATCGCCTCGCCTATAGCTTCGGCTGGGAGGGAAGCCAGGACGTGCCGCCGGGTTCGAGCCTGGTCGAGATCGATCTTATCGAGAAAGACGGGGGAACTTTGGTGCGCTTCACCCATAGCGGACTGCCCAACGAGACGGAACGCGCAAACCATGAAAAGGGCTGGAACCATTATCTGGGCCGTCTGACGGTGGCTGCGGCTGGTGGCGACCCGGGGCCGGATAAGTCTGCGGGGGCGTAA
- a CDS encoding ABC transporter ATP-binding protein: MTMQEKSPLLDVRGLSLEVARTGIKILKAISFNVKAGEIVGIVGESGSGKSMAARAIIALNPPAVHRTAGTISFEGRDTGSMHKRDLQALRGARVGMVFQEPMTSLNPSMTIGRQLEEGLRLHRRLTSRERHRLIVEMLARVGLNDPQTALAAMPHHFSGGMRQRIMLAAVMLLKPALLIADEPTTALDAVVQRDVLELMVDLTRENNTAVLMISHDLAMVAKYSDRVVVMSQGEIVEQGDTKDLLRAPQHPYTRKLLSALPHRIPARSTEVSPVARINVDNLVVDFAARRSLLRKGQPKRALNGVSLNVMPGEVVAVVGGSGSGKTTLGRTIAGLIKPSGGEILFNGKSIQTSTSDYADYRLNCQMVFQDPYSSLDPRMTIGSLVGEALRHSIDLTSRERSLRIAEVLDEVGLSAEFASRFPHQLSGGQRQRVAIARAVVRRPQFVIADEPVSALDVTVRAQVLKLFAELQRKHGFSCLFISHDLAVVEQIADRVIVMNNGVIVEQGSRDAIFDNPQHDYTRKLLQAIPALFGTENGGVELGWRFDEVGRKSVQGRN; the protein is encoded by the coding sequence ATGACGATGCAGGAAAAGTCACCACTTCTTGACGTGCGCGGCCTTTCTTTGGAAGTAGCGCGAACAGGCATCAAAATCCTCAAAGCCATCAGCTTTAATGTGAAAGCGGGTGAGATTGTTGGGATAGTTGGAGAATCCGGGTCCGGAAAGTCCATGGCCGCCCGCGCCATCATTGCCCTGAACCCGCCCGCGGTACACCGCACCGCCGGAACGATAAGTTTCGAAGGCCGGGATACGGGCTCCATGCACAAGCGCGATTTGCAGGCTTTGCGTGGTGCGCGGGTCGGCATGGTTTTCCAGGAGCCAATGACTTCGCTCAATCCCTCAATGACAATCGGCCGTCAGCTGGAAGAGGGGCTGCGGCTGCACCGGCGGTTGACAAGCCGCGAGCGCCATCGGCTGATTGTAGAGATGCTTGCCCGCGTTGGCCTGAATGATCCGCAAACTGCGCTTGCAGCCATGCCGCACCATTTCTCCGGTGGCATGCGCCAACGTATCATGCTGGCAGCGGTGATGCTGCTCAAGCCCGCATTACTCATTGCTGATGAGCCAACGACTGCACTGGATGCGGTGGTCCAGCGTGATGTACTCGAGTTGATGGTCGATCTGACGCGGGAGAACAACACGGCTGTCCTAATGATCAGCCATGACCTGGCAATGGTGGCCAAGTACTCGGATCGTGTCGTGGTAATGTCGCAAGGCGAAATCGTCGAACAGGGCGATACGAAAGATCTGCTTCGCGCGCCGCAGCATCCCTATACCCGCAAATTGCTGTCTGCCTTGCCACACCGCATACCTGCGCGTTCCACGGAGGTTTCGCCTGTTGCACGAATAAATGTCGACAATCTCGTTGTGGATTTTGCGGCTCGCCGAAGCCTCCTGCGCAAAGGGCAACCGAAACGTGCGCTGAACGGGGTTAGTTTGAATGTCATGCCGGGAGAGGTCGTCGCTGTCGTTGGCGGATCGGGTTCTGGCAAGACGACATTGGGTCGGACAATTGCCGGGCTTATCAAGCCAAGTGGCGGCGAAATTCTGTTCAATGGGAAGTCGATCCAAACGTCGACGAGCGACTATGCTGATTACAGGCTCAACTGCCAGATGGTGTTCCAGGACCCCTATTCGTCACTTGATCCGCGCATGACAATTGGCAGTCTGGTGGGAGAGGCATTGCGCCATTCGATTGATCTGACCAGCAGAGAGAGGAGCTTGCGCATTGCGGAGGTTCTCGATGAAGTTGGGTTGTCTGCGGAGTTTGCTTCCCGTTTCCCGCACCAGCTCTCCGGTGGCCAGCGTCAGCGCGTTGCGATCGCCCGGGCGGTTGTAAGGCGGCCGCAATTCGTGATTGCCGATGAGCCGGTGTCTGCGCTGGATGTCACCGTTCGTGCGCAGGTGCTCAAGCTGTTTGCCGAGTTGCAACGAAAGCATGGGTTCTCGTGCCTGTTCATCAGCCATGATCTGGCGGTTGTCGAGCAGATCGCCGATCGGGTTATTGTCATGAACAATGGCGTGATCGTGGAGCAGGGGAGCCGCGATGCCATCTTTGACAATCCGCAGCATGATTACACCCGCAAACTGCTTCAGGCTATTCCCGCTCTTTTTGGAACAGAAAATGGCGGTGTGGAACTGGGATGGCGTTTTGACGAAGTCGGCAGGAAATCAGTCCAAGGCAGGAACTGA
- a CDS encoding GntR family transcriptional regulator: MLTASDLQIEIARQIVSLASSERWPVGERVSDFALAKRLGVSRSPIRSALALLASRGVLAHAVGRGYILALLPEGNGGIDGIAPPSELEDIHKRLMADRATGAIPVEVSETLLAERYNSTRGTIRKVLLRFAAEGLVQRQRGHGWAFAESLDTDQVEEESYQFRMILECGALRHPGFKADKEQLASIRAAQAEIMRIPAASVQRDQWFNVNASFHEALAIWSGNRFLVQAVRQQNSLRRITEYAYFERLAYDRIRQVCIEHIAILDALSENDVVFAEALLRRHIEGASRYEVE, translated from the coding sequence ATGTTGACAGCAAGTGATCTGCAGATAGAAATCGCCCGTCAGATCGTTTCCTTGGCTTCGTCGGAGCGTTGGCCAGTGGGAGAGCGCGTATCCGATTTTGCGCTGGCCAAAAGGTTGGGCGTCTCGCGATCGCCGATAAGATCAGCTCTGGCGCTGCTGGCGAGCCGCGGGGTTCTGGCCCATGCAGTTGGCCGAGGATATATTCTGGCTCTGCTGCCGGAAGGAAACGGTGGTATCGACGGTATTGCTCCACCGTCGGAACTTGAAGATATTCACAAACGGCTCATGGCCGATCGCGCAACGGGCGCAATCCCCGTTGAAGTATCGGAAACATTGCTTGCCGAGCGGTACAACTCCACGCGGGGAACCATTCGCAAGGTGCTTTTGCGATTTGCCGCAGAAGGTCTTGTGCAGCGTCAAAGGGGGCATGGCTGGGCTTTTGCCGAGAGCCTCGATACCGATCAGGTCGAAGAAGAAAGCTATCAATTTCGCATGATTCTGGAATGCGGTGCTTTACGGCATCCCGGATTTAAAGCGGACAAGGAGCAACTGGCGTCGATACGGGCTGCGCAAGCTGAAATCATGCGCATTCCCGCTGCATCGGTTCAGCGGGATCAATGGTTTAATGTCAATGCATCGTTTCATGAGGCACTGGCAATCTGGTCAGGCAACCGCTTTCTTGTACAGGCTGTTCGCCAGCAGAACAGCCTCCGGCGGATTACCGAATATGCCTATTTTGAACGGCTGGCTTACGACCGCATTCGCCAAGTCTGCATCGAGCACATTGCAATCCTCGACGCTCTT
- a CDS encoding C45 family autoproteolytic acyltransferase/hydolase has protein sequence MSSYPTSFPFVTVSGTPFERGRQYGAAVPERVKISVALYGDQLAKLGYSSAEKTRLIQEFAGEIANFGAHYIEEMRGIAEGAGVDFEDIVMINARTEVIAKARLEKNAPLDEEDEIDDGCTGAVILPERSADGTLIHGQNWDWKTECAETAIVLRVLQDDGPDFLTFVEAGGLARNGMNSSGVCITANYLESDRDYKQQGVPLALIRRKALEQEHFALAMRAVAGTPKACSNNMILSTSAGFAIDLECAPDEVFQILPTDGLVVHANHWTSPIALSKLKDTGLPHVPESPYRDWRVRKILEEAGPKLGIADMKRAFFDDFLTPYAVCRPPRLNTEGNLSATVAMVIMHPSSGTMEVACLPAINRNFTRYSLTVDPVQVAAA, from the coding sequence ATGAGTTCTTACCCAACATCCTTTCCATTTGTAACCGTTTCCGGAACGCCGTTCGAGCGCGGTCGTCAGTATGGTGCTGCGGTGCCAGAACGCGTGAAAATCAGCGTTGCGCTATATGGCGATCAGCTTGCCAAACTGGGTTACAGCTCAGCCGAAAAGACGCGGCTTATTCAGGAGTTTGCCGGGGAGATTGCGAATTTCGGGGCGCATTACATCGAAGAGATGCGCGGTATAGCTGAAGGTGCCGGCGTGGATTTTGAGGACATTGTCATGATCAATGCCCGCACCGAAGTGATCGCGAAGGCACGTCTGGAAAAGAATGCGCCACTCGATGAAGAAGATGAAATTGATGATGGCTGCACCGGTGCGGTCATTTTGCCCGAGCGAAGTGCGGACGGTACGCTTATTCATGGCCAGAACTGGGACTGGAAGACCGAATGCGCCGAGACGGCCATTGTCCTTCGCGTGCTGCAGGATGACGGGCCAGATTTTCTGACATTCGTTGAAGCGGGCGGACTTGCCCGAAACGGAATGAACAGTTCAGGCGTCTGCATCACCGCAAACTATCTTGAATCGGATCGCGACTACAAACAGCAGGGTGTTCCTCTGGCGCTGATCCGCCGCAAGGCATTGGAACAGGAACATTTCGCGCTTGCGATGCGCGCGGTTGCAGGCACTCCAAAGGCCTGTTCCAACAATATGATCCTTTCTACAAGCGCAGGTTTTGCGATCGATCTGGAATGCGCACCCGATGAAGTGTTTCAGATATTGCCGACGGATGGTCTTGTCGTTCATGCAAACCATTGGACCAGTCCCATTGCACTCTCGAAACTCAAGGACACAGGCTTGCCGCATGTGCCTGAGAGCCCCTACCGCGATTGGCGCGTGCGCAAGATTCTGGAGGAGGCCGGGCCGAAACTTGGCATCGCCGATATGAAGCGTGCATTTTTCGATGACTTCCTGACGCCCTACGCCGTGTGCAGGCCACCAAGATTGAACACCGAGGGTAATCTCTCCGCCACGGTGGCAATGGTCATCATGCACCCGTCAAGTGGCACGATGGAGGTCGCTTGCCTACCGGCTATCAACCGCAATTTCACGCGTTACAGCCTCACCGTAGACCCGGTTCAAGTTGCCGCCGCGTAG
- a CDS encoding ABC transporter substrate-binding protein, whose product MKNAILVSLLLGLSAAPAAAQSITAAIPADIRSSNPGVNRDDYTDAVVLHSVEGLVGYKEDGTVGPLLAQDYQLSPDGLTYTFKLRSGVTFHNGEALTADDVLWSWSRYMDPKTEWRCLPEFDGRNGLKVESVTASDPQTVVMKINHPSAIFLDTLARTDCGMTAILQKASVKADGSWDKPIGTGPYKFGDWKRGEYITLDAFENYTSPAGEKADGYIGAKRPLIKEIKFLVVPDPATVKAGLLSGALDIASVLSTDIPEFSANPNFVVTAGAEASKHTFLMQTKDPLLSKVELRQAIAAALDLPTLVAQATNGSGQPNNSAIFPGSRYYSDTQKEAFTPDPTKVAELLAKAGYKGEEITIIANKRPTAPSFDAAVVAQAMLQAVGINVRIEVLDWSTQLDRYNSGKYQMMSFSYSARLDPALSFEQFSGPKDKQPRKVWDNPEALGLIAKAMEISDQTQRQGIFDLLHKQLLHDVPLIIYCNGTGETVSSKRLKGIPAWQAKLRLWELSVEQ is encoded by the coding sequence ATGAAGAATGCTATTTTGGTTTCTCTGTTGTTGGGGCTGTCCGCAGCGCCTGCCGCCGCCCAATCAATCACAGCAGCAATTCCAGCTGATATTCGCAGCTCCAATCCCGGGGTAAACCGTGACGACTATACCGACGCTGTGGTCCTGCATTCGGTCGAAGGGTTGGTCGGATACAAGGAAGATGGAACCGTCGGCCCACTTCTCGCGCAGGATTACCAGCTGTCGCCTGATGGGCTGACCTATACGTTCAAACTGAGATCTGGCGTGACGTTCCATAATGGAGAAGCGCTCACCGCTGATGACGTGCTCTGGAGCTGGTCCCGTTACATGGACCCCAAAACAGAGTGGCGATGCTTGCCGGAGTTTGACGGACGCAACGGGCTCAAGGTCGAGTCCGTCACTGCGTCTGATCCGCAAACGGTTGTCATGAAAATCAATCACCCCAGCGCCATTTTCCTGGATACACTGGCACGCACTGATTGTGGAATGACAGCCATTTTGCAGAAGGCTTCAGTGAAAGCTGATGGAAGCTGGGACAAACCAATCGGCACCGGACCGTATAAGTTTGGCGACTGGAAGCGCGGCGAATACATCACCCTTGATGCGTTTGAAAACTACACCTCGCCTGCCGGAGAAAAGGCTGATGGCTATATCGGCGCAAAGCGACCTTTGATCAAGGAAATCAAATTCCTCGTCGTGCCTGACCCTGCAACGGTGAAAGCTGGCCTGTTGTCCGGCGCGCTGGATATCGCATCGGTTCTGAGTACGGACATTCCCGAATTCTCCGCCAACCCGAACTTTGTGGTGACCGCAGGAGCAGAGGCCTCCAAGCACACATTTCTGATGCAGACCAAAGATCCGCTGCTTTCAAAAGTGGAATTGCGCCAGGCTATTGCTGCGGCACTGGATCTTCCGACATTGGTCGCACAGGCCACCAATGGAAGCGGTCAGCCTAATAATTCCGCGATCTTTCCGGGATCGCGATATTATAGCGATACCCAGAAAGAGGCTTTTACCCCTGATCCAACTAAGGTAGCAGAACTGCTTGCCAAGGCCGGATATAAGGGCGAAGAAATCACCATCATCGCCAATAAACGCCCCACGGCACCAAGCTTTGATGCGGCGGTCGTTGCGCAAGCAATGCTTCAGGCCGTTGGCATCAATGTCCGAATTGAGGTTCTGGATTGGTCAACGCAGCTCGACCGGTACAATTCCGGCAAATACCAGATGATGTCTTTCTCATACTCGGCGCGTCTCGATCCCGCGCTGAGCTTTGAACAGTTCTCCGGCCCGAAAGACAAACAGCCACGAAAAGTCTGGGACAATCCGGAGGCTCTCGGGCTTATCGCCAAAGCCATGGAGATATCCGATCAAACGCAACGGCAAGGCATATTTGACCTGCTTCACAAACAGCTTCTGCATGATGTCCCTTTGATCATCTACTGCAATGGAACCGGTGAAACCGTCAGCAGCAAGCGTTTGAAGGGCATACCCGCCTGGCAGGCGAAGCTTCGTCTCTGGGAACTCAGTGTCGAGCAATAG
- a CDS encoding alpha/beta hydrolase, with the protein MSFSFEGRAQTIYDLGRTAIFALKSDPRFHYCLYVPPIVGNGEKVDLLVAVHGTGRTSFLDFRDGFAEFGRWNSCAILCPIFPIGVRGDDARSGYKFMIEGDIRYDLVLLEMVAEVAAKYQQDWDTFAMFGFSGGGHFTHRFAILHPQRLWAASIGAPGSVTLLDPSKDWWVGIRNLEDRFGVTFDREKLARIPVHMVVGDADLETWEITIPENSVNWMPGANDAGRNRPERLSALRRSFEDAGVSVRFDLVPGISHDRMQVLDYVQNFLTDVLSERRSV; encoded by the coding sequence ATGTCATTTTCATTTGAAGGCCGGGCTCAGACGATCTACGATCTTGGTCGTACGGCGATTTTTGCCCTCAAGTCCGACCCGCGCTTTCACTATTGCCTCTATGTTCCTCCCATTGTCGGCAACGGCGAGAAAGTCGATCTTCTGGTGGCTGTCCACGGCACTGGCCGAACGTCCTTTCTGGATTTCCGCGATGGTTTTGCCGAGTTCGGCCGGTGGAACAGCTGCGCCATCCTTTGTCCCATTTTCCCGATTGGGGTGAGGGGAGATGATGCGCGAAGCGGATACAAATTCATGATTGAAGGCGATATCCGCTATGATCTGGTTCTGCTTGAAATGGTGGCGGAGGTTGCTGCCAAGTATCAACAGGACTGGGACACATTTGCCATGTTCGGATTTTCCGGTGGCGGTCACTTTACCCATCGTTTTGCGATATTGCATCCGCAACGGCTCTGGGCGGCTTCCATTGGAGCGCCAGGATCAGTTACCCTTCTTGACCCCTCGAAGGATTGGTGGGTGGGCATTCGCAATCTTGAGGATCGGTTTGGTGTTACCTTTGACCGGGAGAAACTAGCTCGTATTCCCGTTCACATGGTCGTCGGCGATGCCGATCTGGAAACATGGGAAATCACCATCCCTGAAAACAGCGTGAACTGGATGCCGGGAGCCAACGATGCCGGGCGTAACCGCCCGGAACGATTGTCAGCCTTGCGGCGCTCCTTCGAAGATGCCGGTGTCTCGGTGCGGTTTGATCTCGTACCCGGTATCTCACATGATCGAATGCAGGTGCTTGATTATGTTCAAAACTTTCTCACGGACGTACTAAGCGAGCGGCGTTCAGTTTAA
- a CDS encoding adenylate/guanylate cyclase domain-containing protein, which produces MQLPSALSFLIDNAVDMPDGDAFLTALAARLMAEDMPLVGGALTQAAPHPVIEQRTWLWRADTGTVIEALGLARSSNTDQNQIARNWLESLGTGVIQEDFAGGAGASDGTMLGWTASRPFTAAESELLREVARFAAAPLALLATRSTLSALLTAYLGRRSATQVLAGRSRREPGETIRAALLFADLRGFTELSESTEAKEVITALDAWFDRIAGAVHVFGGEVLKFIGDGVLAIFPIGERDATAACEAALRAVAAARAGMDHLNRTRATQNVPPLSFGTALHLGEMLWGNIGTADRLDFTAIGSAVNLVSRLEGLCKPLGHSALLSGSFAAQIRQPLIPLGEHSLRGIAAPCAVFALQ; this is translated from the coding sequence ATGCAGCTGCCGTCCGCTCTTTCCTTCCTGATTGATAACGCGGTTGATATGCCTGACGGCGACGCCTTTCTGACGGCGCTCGCCGCGCGGCTCATGGCCGAGGATATGCCGCTGGTCGGTGGTGCGCTCACTCAAGCAGCGCCCCACCCCGTCATCGAGCAGCGCACCTGGCTGTGGCGAGCCGACACAGGGACAGTTATCGAGGCGCTGGGCTTGGCCAGATCTTCCAATACTGACCAAAACCAAATCGCCCGCAACTGGCTTGAGAGCCTTGGCACCGGTGTCATACAGGAGGATTTTGCCGGAGGAGCGGGAGCATCTGATGGTACAATGCTTGGCTGGACTGCGAGCCGCCCATTTACCGCAGCTGAATCGGAACTGCTGCGTGAGGTCGCACGCTTTGCCGCCGCACCGCTTGCTTTGCTGGCCACGCGCTCGACATTGTCAGCGCTGCTAACAGCTTATCTCGGTCGGCGCAGCGCCACTCAGGTACTGGCCGGTCGCTCCCGGCGCGAGCCCGGTGAAACCATTCGGGCCGCCCTGCTTTTTGCTGACCTTCGTGGTTTTACCGAGCTATCGGAATCAACGGAGGCAAAGGAAGTGATCACGGCACTTGATGCCTGGTTCGACCGCATTGCCGGTGCTGTTCATGTCTTCGGCGGTGAAGTGCTGAAGTTCATCGGCGATGGTGTGCTGGCGATCTTTCCAATCGGAGAGCGAGACGCTACTGCTGCATGCGAGGCGGCACTGCGCGCCGTCGCCGCCGCCCGTGCCGGAATGGATCATCTCAATCGCACCCGTGCCACGCAGAATGTGCCGCCACTGTCATTCGGCACCGCGCTGCATCTTGGCGAGATGCTATGGGGCAATATCGGCACCGCCGACAGGCTGGATTTTACGGCGATTGGCTCTGCCGTCAATCTGGTGAGCCGATTGGAGGGCCTTTGCAAGCCACTTGGTCACTCGGCGTTGCTATCAGGTAGTTTTGCCGCGCAAATCAGACAACCATTGATCCCGCTCGGTGAGCATTCATTGCGAGGCATTGCTGCGCCTTGTGCGGTGTTTGCACTGCAATAG
- a CDS encoding ABC transporter permease: protein MRNLAPNALLGSALIGTLLTGAFMGAVWTPYDPLGLNFKLRLAGPSAAHWLGTDEFGRDVLSRLLAGAATSFWISLLTVVLAVTAGTLIGMLTGYFRGWIDRIIMTFNDALLAFPGILLALGLLAVVGANKYGIILALGLAYTPTVVRIVRGNVLSLREREFIEASRVMGNSNAYTMFRHILPNCIAPLTVLATSMFGWVLLAESALSFLGLGVPPPAPTWGNMLASGRPFISQAIWLAIFPGLCISLTLLGINLLGDALRDRLDPRMRG, encoded by the coding sequence ATGAGAAATCTTGCTCCCAATGCGCTTTTAGGCAGCGCTCTTATCGGAACACTTCTGACCGGAGCATTCATGGGTGCGGTCTGGACGCCGTACGATCCGCTTGGTCTGAATTTCAAACTCAGACTTGCCGGGCCAAGTGCAGCCCATTGGTTGGGGACGGATGAGTTTGGCCGTGACGTGCTCAGCCGGTTGCTCGCCGGTGCTGCAACCAGCTTCTGGATAAGTCTGCTGACCGTTGTTCTGGCAGTGACCGCTGGCACGTTGATCGGAATGCTGACGGGCTATTTCCGTGGCTGGATCGATCGTATCATCATGACGTTCAACGATGCTTTGCTTGCTTTTCCCGGTATCCTGCTGGCGCTTGGATTGCTCGCGGTGGTGGGCGCCAATAAATACGGCATCATTCTGGCTCTTGGGCTAGCCTATACACCGACAGTTGTTCGTATTGTCCGTGGCAATGTCCTGTCATTGCGGGAACGGGAATTCATCGAAGCCTCCCGCGTGATGGGCAATTCGAATGCTTATACCATGTTCAGACATATTCTGCCCAACTGTATCGCGCCGCTTACGGTTCTTGCGACGTCGATGTTCGGCTGGGTGCTGCTTGCTGAAAGCGCGTTGAGCTTTCTCGGTCTTGGTGTACCGCCTCCCGCGCCGACATGGGGCAATATGCTGGCCAGCGGGCGGCCATTCATTTCGCAGGCGATCTGGCTTGCCATTTTCCCCGGCCTTTGCATTTCGCTGACCCTGCTCGGGATTAATCTGCTTGGCGACGCACTTCGCGACAGACTCGATCCAAGGATGAGGGGATGA
- a CDS encoding GNAT family N-acetyltransferase, which produces MADQQKTAEVHLEPVTEANRALVTSLTLGPDQLSFVATNSDSLDEAALDEDARPRVVITENRVIGFLMYEAPEDDDEARIYRFMIDRAHQGRGYGKAALGKALEEIRSLGHVRHVSICYAPENEGARQLYRAAGFVEEGLDEDGEMIADLVLSA; this is translated from the coding sequence TTGGCAGACCAGCAGAAAACCGCGGAAGTCCATCTAGAGCCTGTGACGGAGGCCAATCGTGCCTTGGTTACGTCTCTGACGCTTGGTCCTGACCAGTTGAGTTTTGTTGCAACTAACTCGGATTCGCTGGACGAAGCTGCGCTTGACGAAGATGCACGACCACGCGTTGTGATAACGGAAAATCGCGTGATCGGTTTCCTGATGTACGAAGCGCCCGAGGACGATGATGAGGCACGCATATATCGTTTCATGATCGATCGTGCGCATCAGGGCCGCGGCTATGGCAAAGCTGCGCTGGGAAAAGCGCTGGAAGAAATCCGAAGCCTCGGTCATGTGCGGCATGTTTCGATTTGCTATGCTCCCGAGAATGAAGGCGCGCGGCAGCTCTATCGCGCCGCCGGCTTCGTAGAAGAAGGGCTGGACGAGGACGGCGAAATGATTGCCGATCTGGTCCTGTCTGCATGA